In Eupeodes corollae chromosome 3, idEupCoro1.1, whole genome shotgun sequence, a single genomic region encodes these proteins:
- the LOC129951798 gene encoding pleckstrin homology domain-containing family G member 4B: MVMEIIYLPWIDICSCIIFSVAALCVTTLAKRNHHIIDLLEKSSQDSWSTSLPSLVTQNSTVEPYDNDEYHEDEDSLSLDNLFPCDQTEIYASKKISYIIDELVQTEVNYVDNLKRGLKNYGDIYIRDDLPLTLKGTKTELFGHIEDILNLHENIILPMMQRNQRDLKTLFDEFSEHFEKNQFYCYVNFTINKKTSMALRQEHREYFKTLQTEFNDKLGIDSFLVQPIQRLTRYPLLLQQLILDFFKNGINCKPVLKSCCKLDTRMRNHLAVVNQSEEIKSIEELDELNILEQGYFLKSSEFDAYNHKSRKKFRCKVYLFEKCLLCTEVKKKRLAYRCHFAWDSIEVSANSSKSLLVTHKVHNRPEFEFAAAEAYVIKQWMRCILKITEATKERLESETKLTLPMEVVLFVVFMMWIMFRLF, from the exons ATGGTTatggaaattatttatttaccatGGATCGACATCTGCTCAtgtataatattttctgtggcaGCACTGTGCGTGACGACACTGGCTAAAAGAAATCACCACATAATTGATCTATTGGA GAAATCTTCACAAGACTCGTGGTCAACGAGCTTGCCTTCATTGGTGACCCAAAATTCTACAGTAGAACCGTACGACAATGATGAATA CCACGAGGATGAGGACAGTCTCTCGTTGGACAATCTTTTTCCTTGTGATCAGACAGAGATTTATGCTTCCAAGAAGATAAGTTATATTATTGACGAATTGGTACAAACGGAAGTCAACTACGTCGATAATCTTAAAAGAGGTCTTAAAAATTATGGTGATATCTATATTCGAGACGACTTGCCGCTTACTCTAAAGGGAACAAAAACTGAGCTTTTCGGACACATTGAGGATATTTTGAATCTTCATGAGAACATTATACTACCTATGATGCAACGCAACCAAAgagatttaaaaacattatttgatgAATTTTCGGAACATTTTGAA aaaaatcagttttattGCTACGTTAACTTCactattaacaaaaaaacatcaatgGCACTGCGCCAGGAGCACCGAGAATACTTCAAG ACACTCCAAACAGAGTTCAATGACAAACTGGGAATTGATAGCTTCCTAGTGCAACCCATCCAAAGACTGACCCGCTATCCACTATTATTACAGCAATTAATATTG gatttttttaaaaatggtatcAATTGCAAGCCTGTTCTCAAATCATGTTGTAAATTAGACACTCGAATGAGGAACCACCTCGCCGTAGTCAACCAATCTGAAGAAATCAAATCTATAGAAGAACTTGATGAG CTTAACATTCTTGAGCAAGGATATTTCCTAAAGTCTAGTGAATTCGACGCGTATAATCATAAATCTCGAAAGAAATTTCGATGTAAGGTGtatcttttcgaaaaatgtCTCCTTTGtactgaagtaaaaaaaaagagactcGCTTATCGTTGCCATTTTGCATGGGACTCTATTGAAGTTTCGGCCAATAGTTCTAAATCATTACTCGTTACCCATAAAGTTCATAATCGACCCGAATTTGAGTTCGCAGCAGCGGAAGCTTACGTGATTAAGCAGTGGATGCGCTGTATTCTTAAAATTACAGAAGCGACAAAGGAGAGGTTAGAAAGTGAAACAAAGTTGACGTTACCAATGGAAGTGGTCTTGTTTGTCGTCTTCATGATGTGGATTATGTTTcgattattttaa